A stretch of Lactuca sativa cultivar Salinas chromosome 6, Lsat_Salinas_v11, whole genome shotgun sequence DNA encodes these proteins:
- the LOC111900026 gene encoding uncharacterized protein LOC111900026 has product MAHKMRLVLKGGYENVWAKVTKDLFKNKDFKKILNKLLINMHIKPGEFEKKWELIIIEFNLEDKIWFNDLFGLHGKWIPAYFDDTRIYGLINTQNELDHETKKAVYKSVSPQLIEKYATKMGIIQSGTTRQKQRFQKRKLEVEIKLPKKDVKCSCQHFTCIWTLCRHTFNIIMKHGIKEIHEYYIENSWRKDVISRHYYFGRHVYVLEDSEINRSVNLTYYNFKSCLDFLRKNKHKMDSFVSIPKDIPKGYENDPITELPKNRTNVKEVGWLMGVSIPKDILKNVPNVQSNKGSGKNNRIQSAAEKSYKSQTSNQ; this is encoded by the exons ATGGCTCATAAAATGCGACTAGTTTTGAAAGGTGGATATGAAAATGTATGGGCTAAG GTTACTAAGGATTTATTTAAAAACAAGGACTTCAAGAAAATATTGAACAAGCTTCTTATAAACATGCATATCAAGCCTGGTGAATTTGAGAAGAAATGGGAGTTGATTATTATTGAATTCAATCTGGAAGATAAAATATGGTTCAATGATTTGTTTGGATTACATGGCAAATGGATACCTGCATACTTCGACGACACTAGAATCTATGGTTTGAT aaatacccAAAATGAGCTTGATCATGAAACAAAAAAGGCGGTATATAAATCTGTTTCACCTCAACTGATAGAAAAATACGCTACAAaa ATGGGAATTATACAAAGTGGAACAACTAGACAAAAACAACGGTTTCAAAAGAGAAAACTCGAG GTGGAAATAAAACTTCCAAAAAAAGATGTAAAATGCAGTTGTCAACACTTCACCTGCATTTGGACTTTGTGTAGACACACATTCAACATAATTATGAAACATGGAATTAAAGAGATACATGAATATTACATTGAGAATAGTTGGAGAAAGGATGTGATATCAAGGCACTATTATTTTGGTAGGCATGTATACGTATTAGAAGACAGTGAAATTAACAGATCTGTCAATCTAACATATTACAACTTTAAATCGTGTTTGGACTTCTTAAGAAAAAATAAACACAAAATGGATTCTTTCGTTTCTATTCCAAAAGACATTCCGAAGGGGTATGAGAATGATCCTATAACTGAATTGCCAAAAAATAGGACAAATGTTAAAGAAGTAGGATGGCTTATGGGCGTTTCTATTCCAAAAGACATTCTAAAAaatgttccaaatgttcaaagtAATAAAGGAAGTGGAAAGAATAACAGAATTCAAAGTGCAGCTGAAAAATCATACAAAAGTCAAACAAGCAATCAATAA